The proteins below are encoded in one region of Rhodoluna lacicola:
- a CDS encoding Bug family tripartite tricarboxylate transporter substrate binding protein yields MKKFTIVATALALAASSMSLAPAANAAAVPAAKASVLKECSKLGEVAKKKGADGSDLFCIKATKGGMKGKQVWQYKKLPVIKNLDVIVPNSLTSGFGGFGKAIADALKAEGLTDAEPVLTSKPTPYSNSLKYVNEEMAGKAGKLAVTGFAQVGGAFTAKAGSLVSDGTPVARMYAEYSAIAVKADSKYKTIEELVADIKKDPKSMAIVGNAVGGVDYFVAAQLYEALGLTVKDMNYTANSTVAASILSDAKYAFAVSGYGDFPSYVQAGTLRLLAVTGPTPIKGVNVPTLVSKKIDVVVQNWRGIVLPPKTSPAGRALVIRALDIVNASQSFATYLETQKAFYNWLPGTAFDNWLKGEEKKIRRLYAEIGLL; encoded by the coding sequence GTGAAGAAATTTACTATCGTCGCAACTGCGCTGGCTTTAGCTGCATCTAGCATGAGCCTGGCACCGGCTGCGAATGCGGCAGCGGTTCCAGCTGCAAAAGCGAGCGTTCTAAAAGAATGTTCAAAGCTTGGCGAAGTTGCCAAGAAGAAAGGTGCAGACGGCTCAGACCTTTTCTGCATAAAGGCCACTAAAGGTGGAATGAAGGGCAAGCAGGTTTGGCAGTACAAGAAGCTGCCTGTTATCAAGAACTTGGACGTTATTGTTCCAAACTCACTGACCTCTGGTTTTGGTGGGTTTGGTAAGGCAATTGCTGACGCACTTAAGGCAGAGGGACTTACCGATGCCGAGCCAGTACTAACCTCAAAGCCAACCCCGTACAGCAACAGCTTGAAGTACGTCAACGAAGAGATGGCTGGTAAAGCCGGCAAGCTTGCAGTGACCGGATTCGCTCAGGTAGGTGGAGCATTCACCGCTAAGGCTGGATCTTTGGTTTCTGACGGTACTCCGGTAGCACGTATGTACGCAGAGTACAGCGCTATTGCAGTGAAGGCTGACTCAAAGTACAAGACCATCGAAGAGTTGGTTGCCGACATCAAGAAGGACCCAAAGTCAATGGCAATCGTAGGTAACGCCGTTGGTGGTGTTGACTACTTCGTTGCTGCTCAGCTTTACGAGGCACTAGGTCTGACCGTCAAGGACATGAACTACACAGCAAACAGCACTGTTGCAGCTTCAATCCTGAGTGATGCCAAGTATGCTTTCGCAGTTTCTGGTTACGGTGACTTCCCTTCATACGTTCAGGCTGGAACTCTAAGACTGTTGGCAGTAACTGGTCCAACCCCAATCAAGGGTGTAAATGTACCAACCCTGGTATCAAAGAAGATTGACGTTGTAGTTCAGAACTGGCGTGGAATTGTATTGCCACCAAAGACCAGCCCTGCCGGACGCGCACTAGTAATTCGCGCACTTGACATCGTGAACGCATCGCAGTCATTCGCCACTTACCTAGAGACCCAGAAGGCCTTCTACAACTGGCTACCTGGAACAGCCTTTGATAACTGGCTAAAGGGTGAAGAGAAGAAAATCCGCAGACTATACGCTGAAATCGGTCTTTTGTGA
- a CDS encoding tripartite tricarboxylate transporter TctB family protein — MILDKKRSAKGELVFTSFLFLAGVVVLWDASQLPELASADFVGSKTFPSIIGWLLIILSTLQLISVARGNLGEPEEVEGGQVASKLRLKPFLLMITGLLVFAFGLPIIGFPIAATILFASVVYALNPAKTKWFIAIPIAAATAAVVYFGFTLGLQIDLPWVFNFDFGPAEVVVEEDW, encoded by the coding sequence GTGATTTTAGATAAAAAGCGTTCTGCAAAGGGGGAGCTGGTTTTTACCAGCTTCCTCTTTCTCGCGGGTGTAGTTGTGTTGTGGGATGCAAGTCAGCTTCCCGAATTAGCTTCTGCAGATTTTGTTGGAAGTAAAACTTTTCCAAGCATTATTGGTTGGTTGCTAATCATCTTGTCTACCCTTCAATTGATCTCTGTTGCCCGAGGAAACCTTGGAGAACCAGAGGAAGTCGAAGGTGGTCAAGTTGCCAGCAAGTTGCGACTAAAGCCATTCCTATTGATGATTACCGGGCTGCTGGTGTTTGCATTTGGATTACCAATCATTGGATTTCCAATTGCCGCAACGATTTTGTTCGCATCGGTGGTCTACGCATTAAATCCAGCGAAGACAAAATGGTTTATTGCCATTCCCATTGCAGCAGCCACCGCTGCGGTTGTTTATTTTGGTTTCACCCTTGGCCTGCAAATTGATCTGCCTTGGGTATTTAATTTTGACTTTGGCCCTGCTGAGGTTGTTGTGGAAGAGGACTGGTAA
- a CDS encoding tripartite tricarboxylate transporter permease codes for MDFGSFLEGFSNSLTITNLGFGLLGSLLGTLVGVLPGIGPALAISLLLPVTYGLEPQSAIIMFCAIYYGAMFGGSTTSILLNAPGESGSVMTAIEGNKMARAGKAGAALATAAIGSFVAGAIGTGILAIAAPGIAALGLKMTPPDFFALMILAFVTVSSLMGRSINRGLIALTIGLVIGMVGIDPNSGAARLSFGSPDAMEGFSTVVVIVSLFAVSEALYIALSGRLESGTLNKLVGSARMNKEEWGRSWKPWLRGTAIGFPTGVMPAGGSELPTFLSYTLEKKLSKNSSEFGKGAIEGVAGPEAANNANAAGALVPLLALGIPTSGTAAVMLAAFDQFRISAGPMLFAEQPLLVWTLIASLFIGNFLLLVINLPLIKMWVQILRVPAPYLFAGILVFAMVGAYSIKNSTFDLLVAIGIGALGMILRRFGYPITPLILGAILGPMAETQFRRSMQLSQGDPGIFISTPFTIITYLLMLVALGWPWINKAIKNSRVKN; via the coding sequence ATGGACTTTGGTTCTTTTCTTGAGGGTTTCTCAAACTCCCTGACAATCACAAACCTTGGCTTTGGACTTTTGGGTTCATTGCTTGGAACTTTGGTAGGTGTGCTTCCGGGCATTGGTCCAGCTCTAGCAATCTCGTTGCTATTGCCGGTCACCTATGGTCTTGAGCCGCAGAGCGCGATCATCATGTTCTGCGCCATTTACTATGGCGCAATGTTCGGTGGCTCTACCACCTCAATTCTTTTGAATGCACCAGGTGAATCTGGTTCGGTAATGACAGCCATCGAAGGAAACAAGATGGCCCGGGCCGGCAAGGCCGGAGCCGCGCTTGCTACGGCGGCTATCGGTTCTTTCGTAGCTGGTGCAATTGGCACAGGAATTCTGGCGATTGCGGCCCCTGGCATTGCAGCCCTTGGCCTAAAGATGACTCCGCCAGACTTTTTTGCTTTGATGATTTTGGCCTTCGTGACCGTGAGCTCGCTAATGGGGCGTTCGATTAATCGGGGTCTAATTGCACTGACCATTGGTCTGGTTATTGGCATGGTGGGCATTGATCCCAACTCTGGCGCAGCCCGACTTTCGTTTGGCAGCCCAGATGCCATGGAGGGGTTCTCAACCGTAGTGGTTATTGTGTCTTTGTTTGCGGTTTCTGAGGCGCTGTACATTGCGCTCTCGGGTCGGCTTGAAAGCGGAACCCTGAACAAGCTGGTTGGTTCGGCTCGCATGAATAAAGAAGAGTGGGGTCGCTCTTGGAAGCCATGGCTTCGTGGCACTGCGATTGGTTTTCCAACCGGAGTCATGCCAGCGGGTGGTTCTGAACTACCAACCTTTTTGAGCTACACGCTTGAGAAGAAGCTTTCCAAAAATTCAAGCGAATTTGGCAAGGGTGCAATCGAGGGCGTTGCAGGGCCAGAGGCAGCAAATAATGCCAACGCGGCAGGAGCACTGGTGCCACTTTTGGCCCTGGGAATTCCAACCTCGGGAACAGCGGCAGTAATGCTTGCAGCCTTTGATCAATTCAGAATCAGCGCCGGCCCAATGCTTTTCGCAGAGCAGCCGCTTTTGGTCTGGACTTTGATTGCATCTTTGTTCATCGGAAACTTCTTGCTACTGGTAATTAATTTGCCGCTGATCAAGATGTGGGTTCAAATTCTAAGAGTGCCGGCACCATATCTATTTGCCGGAATTCTGGTATTTGCCATGGTTGGTGCCTACTCGATCAAGAATTCAACTTTTGATCTTTTGGTTGCAATTGGTATTGGTGCGCTCGGAATGATTCTGCGCAGGTTTGGCTACCCAATTACTCCACTGATTCTTGGTGCGATTCTTGGGCCAATGGCCGAGACGCAATTCCGCCGGTCAATGCAATTGAGCCAAGGTGACCCAGGAATCTTCATCAGCACACCGTTCACGATTATTACTTACCTGCTGATGTTGGTTGCCCTTGGTTGGCCGTGGATCAATAAAGCAATCAAGAATTCTCGCGTAAAGAACTAG
- a CDS encoding MFS transporter, with the protein MSSKTTSGGHWLPLVVFNSLMIQGGIYVVRPIVSYKALELGADAAMVGIIGATFALAPLIFAIRFGRAVDKGKSGLAMLFGSIILALTSFGLLFVDSIPLLMIAMPLLGIGHLLCMVGGQTMIANRSQSKLYERNFGLFTFYASLGHAFGPLIGGWLADSGEQRVNANAAFTFAIVIFILAAISVLKLSTRRENQPVPEKTSAKITAREVLSVPTFKSAIFVASATTAVVDVLLIFLPLLGRELGIGVTEVGILLAIRSVASMAVRVLLGQITNWLGLRKILIWGASVTLVSMLALALTDNFWVIALIMVVSGFAMGIGQPATMAWVSRISSADSRGLAIAIRLTANRFGQVAMPAVAGLIAVGGVASVFYMLALVQAGSILATARALKSED; encoded by the coding sequence ATGAGCAGCAAGACAACGAGTGGTGGCCATTGGCTGCCACTCGTTGTTTTCAACTCCCTGATGATTCAGGGGGGCATTTATGTGGTGCGCCCAATTGTTTCTTACAAAGCACTTGAGCTGGGCGCTGATGCGGCGATGGTTGGAATCATCGGTGCCACTTTTGCTCTGGCGCCCCTAATTTTTGCAATTAGATTCGGCCGGGCCGTGGATAAGGGCAAATCCGGATTGGCAATGTTGTTTGGATCAATCATCTTGGCACTCACATCTTTTGGTTTGCTTTTTGTGGATTCAATACCGTTGCTAATGATTGCAATGCCGTTACTTGGAATCGGTCACCTGCTCTGTATGGTTGGTGGTCAAACCATGATTGCTAATAGGTCCCAATCCAAACTCTATGAACGAAACTTTGGACTCTTTACTTTTTACGCTTCGCTTGGCCACGCTTTTGGCCCGCTAATTGGTGGTTGGCTGGCTGACTCTGGAGAGCAGCGTGTGAATGCAAATGCCGCATTCACATTTGCAATCGTGATTTTTATTCTTGCCGCAATAAGCGTCTTGAAACTTTCTACTCGGCGAGAGAACCAGCCAGTTCCAGAAAAGACCAGCGCAAAGATTACGGCGCGAGAGGTGCTGAGCGTGCCAACTTTCAAGTCAGCCATCTTTGTGGCCAGCGCAACAACTGCCGTCGTTGACGTGCTGCTGATCTTTTTGCCTTTGCTTGGGCGGGAGCTGGGCATTGGTGTGACAGAGGTTGGAATCTTGCTGGCGATCAGATCCGTTGCGTCAATGGCAGTGCGTGTGTTGCTGGGGCAGATTACCAATTGGCTTGGTTTGCGAAAGATCTTGATCTGGGGAGCATCTGTAACTCTGGTAAGCATGCTGGCTCTTGCCCTCACCGATAATTTCTGGGTGATTGCCTTGATTATGGTGGTCTCTGGCTTTGCGATGGGCATTGGACAACCGGCTACCATGGCCTGGGTCTCGCGGATTTCATCGGCCGACAGCCGCGGGCTGGCGATTGCAATTCGCCTGACTGCAAATCGTTTTGGCCAGGTGGCCATGCCGGCAGTTGCTGGTTTGATTGCGGTCGGCGGGGTTGCATCGGTGTTTTACATGTTGGCATTGGTTCAAGCAGGATCAATCTTGGCAACCGCCCGCGCGTTAAAGTCGGAAGATTAG
- a CDS encoding DNA-methyltransferase yields MPSNQPKTNQLHFGDNLGILRKLPSESVQLIYIDPPFNTGRTQTRGTTTTTRTDAGNRVGFKGKRYDVVRETVLSYDDEFEDFWSFLEPRLEEAWRLLNETGTLYLHLDYREAHYAKVLLDALFGRECFLNEIIWAYDYGGKSKNKWPSKHDTILVYVKNPAKYFFNSSEVDREPYMAPGLVTPEKVEKGKLPTDVWWHTIVSPTGKEKTGYPTQKPKGILRRVIQASSEPGDLVLDFFAGSGTTGAVAAELGRKFILIDQNPESIGVISKRLNDAGVEFELKS; encoded by the coding sequence ATGCCTAGCAATCAGCCAAAGACTAATCAGCTTCACTTTGGCGACAACCTAGGGATCCTTCGAAAGTTGCCCAGCGAGTCAGTTCAGCTGATCTACATTGATCCGCCGTTCAACACTGGGCGCACTCAGACTCGCGGCACCACAACAACAACCCGCACCGATGCCGGTAATCGCGTGGGCTTCAAAGGTAAGCGCTACGACGTGGTGCGTGAAACTGTGCTCTCTTACGACGATGAGTTTGAAGATTTCTGGTCATTCTTGGAGCCTCGCCTTGAAGAGGCCTGGCGCCTGCTAAACGAAACCGGAACGCTTTACCTGCACCTTGATTACCGCGAGGCGCACTATGCCAAAGTCTTGCTGGATGCGCTGTTTGGTCGAGAGTGTTTTTTGAATGAAATTATTTGGGCGTACGACTACGGCGGCAAAAGCAAAAATAAGTGGCCGTCAAAGCACGACACCATTTTGGTTTACGTGAAGAATCCGGCAAAGTATTTCTTCAATTCCTCAGAGGTTGATCGTGAGCCATACATGGCACCGGGGTTGGTGACTCCGGAAAAAGTTGAAAAAGGAAAACTACCAACCGATGTTTGGTGGCACACAATTGTTTCGCCAACCGGAAAAGAAAAAACTGGCTACCCAACTCAAAAGCCAAAGGGAATTTTGCGCCGCGTGATTCAGGCATCTTCTGAGCCAGGCGATTTGGTTTTGGATTTCTTCGCGGGTTCTGGAACAACCGGTGCGGTAGCGGCCGAGCTTGGTCGTAAATTTATTCTGATTGATCAGAATCCGGAATCTATCGGTGTGATTTCAAAGCGATTGAACGACGCCGGCGTGGAATTCGAGCTGAAGAGCTAA
- a CDS encoding ABC transporter permease: protein MSKRLWLWVIPLLFIAVLFYWPLLKIIGLGLSSNWFEIYFEPATLKAIWFTIWQAGLSTLIALVIGIPGAYVLYRKRFFGQRFIRALITVPLVLPTIVVAIVFSSFRAEHKIYEQIGLGFFFENSIYWIIAAHVFVNYSLVVRTLGGVWATMDNETEEAAALAGAGRLRTTLLITLPQLKPAIVSASALTFLFCSSSYGIILILGGGQVQSVETQIATAALQFLDLNKAAALALLQTLITVVAFSISEAIAKHPIGIEQVDESTRKPAVDARDWPAVAITALAVIGMIGIPMLVLLAKAFTFDGGLSLQNFMNLAGRGDRELLNISVWQATLNTLRNVAISASIAVVLGSLVSYLLSRTHRSRRARFSNRTIDLLFLIPIGISSVVLGFGYLITFGDGPLPIRASWLVVPIVQALMALPLVIRLIYPALISIGADHREAAALAGANSRQTWWHIESGIIRHVILTAIGFALIAGIGEFGAASLLAFGDQATLPTVLYALISRPGSTNYGMAMAVSAIMIVLTFVLVFSSSARIPRRRRSIALKSHR, encoded by the coding sequence ATGTCTAAACGACTTTGGCTTTGGGTAATCCCGCTGCTTTTTATTGCGGTGTTGTTCTACTGGCCATTGCTAAAGATTATTGGGCTTGGTTTATCTAGCAATTGGTTTGAAATTTATTTTGAACCAGCCACGCTAAAGGCAATTTGGTTCACCATTTGGCAGGCAGGTCTTTCAACCTTGATTGCACTTGTGATTGGCATACCTGGCGCCTACGTTTTGTATCGCAAGCGGTTCTTTGGTCAGCGCTTCATTCGTGCGCTGATTACTGTGCCGCTGGTTTTACCGACCATCGTCGTTGCCATTGTCTTTTCGTCATTCAGGGCAGAACACAAAATCTACGAGCAGATTGGTTTGGGGTTCTTCTTTGAGAATTCCATCTACTGGATAATCGCGGCGCACGTTTTTGTGAATTACTCACTGGTGGTACGCACACTCGGCGGAGTCTGGGCCACCATGGACAACGAAACAGAGGAAGCCGCGGCCCTGGCCGGAGCCGGGCGACTGCGCACAACGTTGCTGATCACCCTGCCACAGCTAAAGCCCGCGATTGTCTCGGCATCGGCGCTTACCTTTTTGTTTTGCTCCAGCAGCTACGGCATAATCTTGATTCTGGGCGGCGGCCAGGTGCAATCGGTGGAGACTCAAATTGCAACCGCAGCCCTGCAATTTCTTGACCTAAATAAGGCCGCGGCCCTGGCGCTATTGCAAACCTTAATTACGGTGGTTGCCTTCAGTATCTCTGAGGCGATCGCCAAGCACCCAATCGGCATCGAACAGGTTGACGAGAGCACTCGCAAGCCGGCGGTGGATGCCCGAGATTGGCCAGCAGTTGCCATCACGGCTCTGGCTGTAATCGGCATGATTGGCATACCAATGCTTGTGTTGCTGGCCAAGGCCTTCACCTTTGACGGTGGCCTAAGCCTGCAGAACTTCATGAACCTGGCCGGTCGTGGTGATCGCGAACTACTAAATATCTCGGTTTGGCAGGCCACCCTGAATACCCTGCGAAACGTTGCCATCTCGGCAAGCATTGCGGTTGTGCTTGGTTCGCTGGTTTCATACCTGCTGTCTCGCACTCACCGCAGTCGCCGCGCTCGATTCTCAAATCGCACCATTGATCTGTTGTTCCTGATCCCAATTGGAATTTCATCGGTGGTGCTTGGTTTTGGCTACCTGATTACCTTTGGCGATGGGCCGCTGCCGATTCGTGCCAGCTGGTTGGTCGTGCCAATCGTTCAAGCGCTGATGGCGCTGCCACTGGTGATTCGCCTGATCTACCCGGCGCTTATTTCAATTGGTGCCGATCATCGCGAGGCCGCGGCGCTTGCCGGTGCCAACTCACGACAAACTTGGTGGCACATTGAGTCTGGGATCATTCGGCATGTGATTCTCACCGCGATTGGTTTTGCGCTCATTGCCGGAATTGGTGAATTTGGTGCGGCATCGCTGCTGGCCTTTGGTGATCAAGCAACTCTGCCAACGGTTCTCTACGCTTTGATTTCGCGACCGGGTTCCACCAACTATGGCATGGCCATGGCGGTGTCGGCAATCATGATTGTGCTGACTTTTGTTTTGGTGTTTAGCTCTTCAGCTCGAATTCCACGCCGGCGTCGTTCAATCGCTTTGAAATCACACCGATAG
- a CDS encoding thiamine ABC transporter substrate-binding protein, which yields MFNFNKFTPMRAAATLAAITLATFSLTGCAPAGDATPTEVTIATHDSAVFTKEVIAEFKAQTGITIKQIKAGDTGAMTNKLVLTKDSPIADAVYGIDNTFSGVAIENGIIDGELAAVNFGDVCFNYDKAWFANNEQPAPTSIKDLTKPAFKGLTVLSNPTTSSPGLAFLATTVEVFGESGWEQYWTALKANDVKIAAGWEDAYFTEFSGSSGKGDYPIVLSYSSSPAFEVRDSGEYAGESQTASILDGCFRQTEYVGVLKNAKNPAAAKKLADFMLTEAFQKTLADNMYVYPILATVELPKAWADFAPAATKHVGATLDIAKNRKTWLDKWSEIFAVN from the coding sequence ATGTTTAACTTCAATAAATTCACACCGATGCGCGCCGCCGCAACCCTAGCGGCTATCACCCTGGCTACTTTTTCACTAACCGGCTGTGCACCGGCGGGCGATGCAACCCCAACTGAGGTCACCATTGCAACTCACGACTCAGCCGTCTTTACCAAAGAGGTAATTGCTGAATTCAAGGCGCAAACCGGCATCACCATTAAGCAGATCAAGGCCGGCGACACCGGAGCCATGACTAACAAATTGGTTCTTACTAAAGATTCTCCAATTGCCGATGCTGTTTACGGAATCGACAACACCTTCAGTGGTGTGGCAATTGAAAATGGCATCATCGACGGCGAGTTGGCCGCGGTGAACTTTGGTGATGTTTGTTTTAACTACGACAAAGCTTGGTTTGCAAACAACGAGCAACCTGCTCCAACCTCAATCAAGGACCTAACCAAACCAGCTTTCAAGGGGCTAACCGTTTTGAGTAATCCAACTACTTCATCACCGGGGCTAGCCTTCTTGGCCACAACCGTTGAGGTATTTGGCGAAAGTGGTTGGGAACAGTACTGGACCGCGTTGAAAGCAAATGATGTAAAGATTGCGGCCGGTTGGGAAGACGCTTACTTTACTGAGTTCAGCGGATCCTCTGGCAAGGGTGATTACCCAATCGTGCTGAGCTACTCCTCATCACCCGCATTTGAGGTTCGCGACTCCGGTGAGTACGCCGGGGAATCTCAAACCGCAAGCATTCTTGATGGCTGCTTCCGCCAAACCGAATACGTTGGCGTCTTGAAAAATGCCAAGAACCCAGCGGCTGCAAAAAAGCTTGCCGATTTTATGTTGACTGAAGCCTTCCAAAAAACTCTGGCCGACAACATGTACGTCTACCCAATTCTTGCCACGGTTGAATTACCTAAAGCCTGGGCCGACTTTGCCCCAGCGGCAACAAAACATGTTGGTGCCACACTAGACATTGCAAAGAACCGCAAGACCTGGTTAGACAAGTGGTCTGAAATTTTCGCAGTCAACTAA
- a CDS encoding MDR family MFS transporter, whose amino-acid sequence MARADRKAAAEESAKTGVMTHRQIMLVLVGLMSGMFLSALDQSVVGSAMRTIADDLQGLELQAWATTAYLITSTVTTPLYGKLGDIFGRRRLFIFAIAVFVIGSVTAAFSNSMYELAAWRAFQGIGAGGLFTLSLTILADIVPPRERARYQGMFMAVFGTSSVLGPLIGGLFADIDTFLFVEGWRWIFLINLPIGIAAMLMVVSFLHVPHTPRKSKIDWLGSAAIIVAVVPLLLVAESGRDWGWNSSLAITMYVTGAIGIISFLFIERKMGDDAILPLKLFKSRTFSMSTGIGVIVGVGMFGGMMTLPLILQIVKGASPTEAGLLMIPMTIGMMTASMGSGIITGRTGKYKIFMVLGTAMMTLSYVYFAQMKYDWEIWQISIGMVVMGLGLGQLMQTLTIAAQNAVDARDIGVATSSSTFFRQMGGTGGVAVFLSILFATLADKGSWIGEQIKSVLMAKPELLTLPENSILKNTQPGGIADMVATDSSFLQSISPEISKPILIAFTEAGVTVFSAAAAVIFVGFVLTWFVKEVPLRQMSGVAAKAEEEAKLASMH is encoded by the coding sequence ATGGCGCGCGCCGACAGAAAAGCAGCAGCAGAAGAATCTGCCAAAACCGGTGTGATGACTCACCGCCAGATCATGTTGGTACTTGTCGGCTTGATGAGCGGCATGTTTCTCTCGGCACTTGACCAATCAGTGGTTGGTAGCGCAATGCGCACCATTGCCGATGACCTGCAGGGTCTTGAACTTCAGGCCTGGGCAACCACCGCCTACCTAATTACCTCAACCGTGACCACTCCTTTATATGGAAAGCTCGGTGACATTTTTGGTCGTCGCCGTTTGTTTATTTTTGCAATCGCGGTTTTTGTAATCGGCTCTGTCACGGCTGCGTTTTCTAACTCAATGTATGAGCTTGCTGCCTGGCGTGCATTCCAAGGAATTGGTGCCGGTGGTTTGTTTACACTCTCGCTAACAATCCTTGCCGATATCGTGCCGCCACGAGAGCGCGCTCGTTACCAGGGCATGTTCATGGCGGTGTTCGGCACATCCTCAGTTCTTGGTCCGCTTATCGGTGGTTTGTTTGCCGACATCGATACCTTCTTATTTGTTGAAGGCTGGCGCTGGATCTTCCTAATCAACTTGCCAATTGGAATTGCTGCCATGTTGATGGTGGTTTCGTTCTTGCACGTGCCGCACACTCCACGCAAATCAAAAATTGACTGGCTTGGTTCGGCTGCGATTATCGTTGCGGTTGTGCCACTGTTGCTGGTTGCTGAGTCAGGTCGCGACTGGGGTTGGAACAGCTCACTTGCCATCACGATGTATGTGACCGGAGCGATTGGAATTATTTCGTTCCTGTTTATCGAACGCAAAATGGGTGACGACGCAATCTTGCCGCTCAAGCTATTTAAGTCACGCACCTTCTCAATGAGCACCGGTATTGGTGTGATTGTTGGTGTTGGAATGTTTGGTGGCATGATGACCCTGCCGTTGATCTTGCAAATCGTGAAGGGTGCTTCGCCTACCGAGGCTGGCCTGCTAATGATTCCAATGACCATTGGAATGATGACCGCATCAATGGGTTCCGGAATCATCACCGGGCGAACCGGTAAATACAAAATCTTTATGGTGCTGGGCACCGCGATGATGACCCTCTCATACGTTTACTTCGCGCAAATGAAGTACGACTGGGAGATCTGGCAGATCTCAATCGGCATGGTTGTGATGGGTCTTGGTTTGGGTCAGCTAATGCAGACACTAACCATCGCGGCACAAAATGCTGTTGATGCACGTGACATTGGTGTGGCAACTTCTTCATCAACCTTCTTCCGCCAGATGGGTGGAACCGGTGGTGTTGCAGTATTCCTTTCGATTCTGTTTGCAACCTTGGCTGATAAGGGCTCTTGGATTGGCGAGCAGATTAAATCGGTGTTGATGGCCAAGCCAGAACTTTTGACCCTGCCTGAAAACTCGATTTTGAAAAACACTCAGCCCGGTGGCATCGCCGACATGGTGGCAACTGACTCGTCGTTCTTGCAGAGCATTTCACCAGAGATCTCAAAGCCGATTCTGATTGCCTTCACCGAGGCCGGAGTTACCGTGTTCTCGGCTGCCGCTGCGGTCATCTTTGTTGGTTTCGTGCTGACATGGTTCGTCAAAGAAGTTCCGCTTCGCCAGATGTCTGGCGTGGCAGCAAAAGCCGAAGAGGAAGCCAAATTGGCCAGCATGCACTAA
- a CDS encoding M15 family metallopeptidase, whose translation MRFPREFKPKPTNWKVVLTTAIALAALLFPIGVAAMPAGAVVSTGDVPRGTSEVERNTSDVPRTSLYNTDAASSLQVVVNKKRPLNPIDYLPKGKVQIGYAWVAKPAAEAYAKLKAAVSAKKLGTLCINSGYRSFASQKIIHAAKVAQLGKAAGERLAARPGHSEHQTGLAIDVSTTQLGCRIGPFGSSRASKWIAQNAWQYGFIVRYPSNAKTSITGYVWEPWHLRFVGVELATDMRSKKITTLEEFFGLPAAPRY comes from the coding sequence ATGCGTTTCCCGCGAGAGTTCAAGCCTAAGCCCACAAATTGGAAAGTAGTTCTAACTACTGCAATTGCTCTCGCTGCGCTGTTATTCCCTATTGGTGTGGCCGCTATGCCCGCTGGCGCCGTGGTTTCAACCGGAGACGTGCCCCGCGGAACCAGCGAAGTTGAGCGCAATACCAGCGATGTGCCGCGTACCTCTTTATACAACACCGATGCCGCCAGCTCGCTGCAGGTTGTGGTGAATAAGAAGCGTCCCCTGAACCCAATCGATTACCTACCAAAGGGCAAGGTTCAGATTGGTTATGCCTGGGTGGCCAAGCCTGCGGCCGAGGCCTACGCCAAGTTGAAGGCGGCGGTTAGCGCCAAAAAGCTGGGAACCCTGTGCATCAACAGCGGCTACCGCAGTTTCGCCAGCCAAAAGATTATCCACGCGGCTAAGGTGGCCCAGCTGGGTAAGGCCGCGGGCGAGCGACTTGCGGCCCGCCCCGGTCACTCGGAACACCAAACCGGTTTGGCCATTGACGTCTCAACCACCCAGCTTGGTTGCCGGATTGGCCCTTTTGGTTCCAGCCGAGCCTCAAAGTGGATTGCCCAAAACGCCTGGCAGTACGGATTCATCGTGCGCTATCCAAGCAATGCCAAAACATCGATAACTGGATACGTCTGGGAACCCTGGCACCTACGTTTTGTTGGCGTTGAACTTGCCACAGATATGAGATCTAAGAAGATCACAACCCTTGAAGAATTCTTTGGATTGCCGGCTGCGCCAAGATACTGA